A genomic region of Miscanthus floridulus cultivar M001 chromosome 3, ASM1932011v1, whole genome shotgun sequence contains the following coding sequences:
- the LOC136541665 gene encoding uncharacterized protein isoform X4 — protein MEPPGPSEDAHAGKGPGSSTKRFRLELVDKMPDNPKRLVFESTQQRYEVPLRQDERLPSSPDARHSPSKTPAVAPHSRDHSHRRTHAAQRTVDRVPCNLKRVVFESSQERFEHHIRPEHVLPSAAGHDSDDDDFMPIPNTRSSSHIDKSKDVGPRKTRQTRAGLSTGACTEARQRKKRATSSSSIVNVRCNPRDVIFTTNLLNPQQYAAIEADGFGHLLRMKIDALENKNLLTWLLDHTDPDRMLIRIGAGKVLPITPQIISMVLGLPIRSQTFKQYSWKEGIIFRQQLISDLNQSLTEDCDIHISNLQQEILKGNVNPLMKRCFFMILCNRFLLPSSSNTIGSVDIKRTMDHQLFGVVDWSQAVFNDLQIAVRSWHDRDKNQLTQNIYGCAIFLLVYYLDNIDHPVSLVDRTSTPRLTFYDNALIDRLTVADTTITTQGAHAFGVQPFKPWSTTCYAAVDVRGAPCHNINVPAAVIPNLDIPRLLDLLFEPLDDLTGSHRDRVRGFFSEFDHTLSQNKRSIENSIANIVRAQFRLADQCRPFIHELVASQTRDTNIPGDTSKTMHTRNDHGSRESAHCTPPSMPGHEIYSHGSFVSAGTLLRSQIDEQSPVRNTPGPFGSPVHCVVSPPHISEDLPRPSTAPLRTSSKDVSGSFIVTNDPTVHPNSPVHTPIMAPVRSTTSEDGSPTPSPHAYGFDYSPLFLSTMDQSSHQQSSSIVTSRTDTELVQNDPPLHRGRIIHPQGFSYTETIPTSSASHHSRSEHNSPYAPELPEACSNKTIGKDTTSALKWPILDDLPMFKFPGKRLTKKPSKFYSPFKHGILSRPPPNLQFSLRMHAFLCADDSPLKRKTLMHFGTESLTGRDITLSFGIGKFIDPVFMDAFVKCIAEDDFNVRPECHGFRIFLQPLVSDILKSDSFSIHKTQPQCSQDIVLETIKRCLPTTDLQKAKMIFLPVSHLSHWSVYCINLGQSRVDVLDSMNYTSNNEVTWDTYHSPMGQILMERLCAALSLAAPRKFPQFANWRRVPIRVPPL, from the exons ATGGAGCCGCCCGGTCCCTCAG AGGATGCCCATGCCGGAAAAGGCCCTGGTTCGTCAACTAAAAG ATTCCGGTTGGAGCTAGTTGATAAGATGCCTGACAACCCAAAAAGGCTTGTGTTTGAGAGCACTCAACAGCG GTATGAGGTCCCTTTGCGACAAGACGAGAGATTACCCTCCTCTCCTG ATGCAAGGCATTCCCCTTCTAAGACCCCTGCGGTAGCACCTCATTCCCGTGACCACTCTCACAGAAG GACTCATGCTGCTCAGCGTACTGTGGATAGGGTCCCGTGTAACCTTAAGAGGGTGGTTTTTGAGAGCTCGCAGGAGAG GTTCGAGCATCATATTCGACCAGAGCATGTGTTGCCTTCTGCAGCTGGTCACGACAGTGATGACGACGACTTCATGCCCATTCCCAACACCCGTTCATCCTCACACATCGACAAATCTAAGGATGTTGGTCCGAGGAAAACTAGGCAAACACGAGCAGGATTGTCGACCGGTGCATGTACAGAG GCAAGACAAAGGAAAAAGAGAGCTACCAGCAGTTCTTCCATTGTTAATGTTCGGTGTAATCCCAGAGATGTTATTTTCACCACTAACTTGTTGAACCCACAACAATATGCTGCTATTGAAGCTGATGGGTTTGGTCATTTGCTGAGAATGAAGATCGATGCTCTAGAGAACAAGAATCTGCTAACCTGGCTATTAGACCACACTGACCCTGATCGTATGCTAATTAGGATTGGTGCAGGCAAGGTCCTTCCGATCACGCCACAAATAATTAGCATGGTTCTTGGTTTGCCTATACGTAGTCAAACCTTCAAGCAATACTCATGGAAGGAAGGTATCATATTTCGCCAGCAGCTTATCTCTGATCTTAACCAAAGTCTCACTGAAGATTGTGACATACATATATCAAACCTGCAACAAGAGATCTTAAAGGGAAATGTGAACCCCCTCATGAAGAGATGCTTCTTCATGATACTTTGCAACAGGTTTCTACTTCCCAGCAGCAGTAACACCATTGGTTCAGTTGACATCAAGAGGACAATGGATCACCAATTGTTCGGAGTTGTTGACTGGTCCCAGGCTGTATTCAATGATCTCCAGATAGCTGTTCGCAGCTGGCACGATCGTGACAAAAATCAACTCACTCAAAACATATATGGCTGTGCCATTTTCCTGCTA GTATACTATCTCGACAACATTGACCACCCTGTCTCATTGGTGGACCGGACTTCGACTCCACGCCTCACCTTTTATGATAATGCTCTAATAGATCGCTTAACTGTTGCTGATACAACTATAACCACTCAGGGTGCACATGCTTTTGGTGTCCAACCT TTCAAGCCATGGAGTACCACCTGCTATGCTGCTGTAGATGTCCGTGGTGCTCCCTGTCATAACATAAATGTTCCTGCGGCAGTAATACCCAATTTAGATATCCCACGCCTCCTGGATTTGTTATTTGAGCCGCTAGATGATCTGACTGGCTCGCATAGAGACAGAGTACGGGGTTTCTTTTCTGAGTTTGATCACACACTCTCTCAGAACAAAAGGTCCATTGAGAATTCTATTGCAAACATTGTGAGAGCCCAGTTTCGGTTAGCTGATCAATGTCGTCCATTCATTCATGAACTCGTGGCATCACAAACCCGGGACACCAACATTCCAGGTGACACTTCTAAGACAATGCATACACGCAACGATCATGGTTCCCGTGAATCAGCCCATTGTACCCCGCCTTCAATGCCAG GTCATGAGATTTATTCTCATGGTAGCTTTGTTTCTGCTGGTACTTTACTTCGGAGTCAGATTGATGAACAATCACCCGTTCGCAACACTCCAG GCCCATTTGGCTCCCCTGTTCATTGTGTAGTATCACCCCCTCACATTTCTGAGGACTTACCTCGTCCATCAACTGCACCGTTGCGCACCTCTTCAAAAGATGTTTCTG GTTCCTTCATTGTCACAAATGATCCTACTGTTCATCCTAACAGTCCAGTTCACACTCCGATTATGGCTCCAGTTCGAAGCACCACCTCGGAAGACGGCAGCCCAACACCTTCTCCACACG CCTATGGGTTCGATTATTCCCCACTTTTTCTGTCAACAATGGACCAATCAAGCCATCAACAATCATCGTCTATTGTGACCAGCCGTACAGAT ACTGAGTTGGTACAAAATGATCCTCCTTTACATAGAGGCCGAATTATTCAT ccACAAGGCTTCTCTTATACTGAAACTATTCCTACTTCATCTGCCTCCCACCATTCCCGTTCTGAGCATAACTCTCCTTATGCTCCTGAACTTCCTGAAGCATGCAGTAACAAAACAATCGGAAAAGACACCACTTCTGCATTAAAGTGGCCGATTCTAGATGATCTGCCTATGTTCAAGTTTCCTGGAAAGAGACTAACCAAGAAGCCATCCAAATTTTATTCACCCTTCAAGCATGGCATTTTGTCTCGTCCTCCACCCAATTTACAGTTTTCTTTGCGTATGCATGCCTTCCTTTGTGCAGATGACTCTCCATTGAAAAG GAAAACTTTGATGCACTTTGGGACAGAGTCATTGACTGGCCGAGATATTACACTTTCCTTTGGTATTGGGAAATTCATAGACCCTGTGTTCATGGATGCATTTGTCAAATGCATAGCTGAAGATGACTTTAATGTTCGTCCTGAATGCCATGGGTTCAGAATATTCCTACAACCTCTTGTCTCG GATATTCTTAAGTCAGACTCCTTCAGTATTCACAAAACTCAGCCTCAGTGCAGCCAGGACATTGTACTAGAAACTATCAAGCGATGCCTCCCCACGACTGACTTACAAAAGGCAAAGATG ATATTTCTTCCGGTTTCTCATCTTAGTCACTGGTCTGTATATTGTATCAATCTTGGCCAATCCCGTGTCGATGTCCTAGACTCAATGAACTATACTTCTAACAATGAGGTCACATGGGATACATATCATTCACCTATGGGCCAAATACTCATGGAACGCCTTTGTGCTGCACTATCTTTAGCTGCACCCCGCAAATTCCCCCAATTTGCAAACTGGAGACGTGTACCAATTCGGGTTCCACCTTTATAG